CTGGCGCCCGACGCCGCCGCGCAGGCCGCGCCGCTCTTCATGACGCTCGCCGTCGTCGGCATCCTGTACGGCTCGCTCGTCGCGCTCGTGCAGGAGGACGTCAAGAAGCTCGTCGCCTACACGTCCGTCGCGCACCTCGGCTTCGTCGTGCTCGGCGCGTTCGCGGGCAACTCGCAGGGCATGTCGGGCGCCGTGCTCCAGATGGTGAACCACGGCCTCTCGACCGGCGCGCTGTTCGTGCTCGTCGGCTTCCTCTACGAGCGGCGGCACACGCGCCACATCGCCGAGTTCGGCGGCGTCGCGCGTCCGATGCCCGTGTTCGCGGCGCTCTTCGGGCTCGTGATGCTCGCGAGCATCGGCGTGCCGGGCCTCAACGGCTTCGTCGGCGAGCTCCTGATCCTCGTCGGCGCGTTCGGCGCGCGCCCGGCGTTCGCGGTCGCGGCCGTGCCGGGCATCGTGCTCGGGGCCTGGGTGATGACGGCGATGTATCGCCGCGTGATGTTCGGGCCGGTCGAGCGGCCCGAGAATCGCGGGCTCATCGACCTCGGCTGGCGCGAGCGGCTGGCCGTCGGCGCGCTCGTCGTCCCGATCGTCGCGATCGGCGTGCACCCCGACCCGCTGCTGCGGCGCATCGAGCCGGCCGTCGTCGCCACGCTCCACCGCATCGAGTCGCGCCGCCAGGAGCGCCCCGCGCCCGAGGAGCCGGCCGCGGCGCCGAGCGAGGGTGTCGCGGCGCGCCGCGGCGGCGCGCGGGGGGAAGGCTAGGCGTGGGCGACGCGGGGGCACTCGCGAGCTTCGGCTTCGACCCGAGCCTGCTGGCGCCGGTCGGATTCGCGGCGGCCGGCGCGCTCTTCGTGCTGCTCGGCGAGGTGTGGCTCGCGCGCGGCGGCCGCCGCCCGACGGCGGGGCCGACGCTCGCGTTCGTCGCCGTCGTCGCGCTCGCGCTCGCCGCGCTCACGGCGGCGTCGTCGTTCGCGAGCGGCGTGGACGCGCTCGTCGCTCCCGCGCGCCCGATGCTCCGCGTCGACGCGCTCGCGAGCTTCGCGTGCGCGGCGATCGCCGTGGCCTCGATCGTCGCCATCTGGCTCACGCGCAACTACCTCGCGGCGCTCGACATCGACGAGGGCGAGCTCTACGCGTTGCTCCTGCTCTCGGTCGCCGGCGCGTTCGTCACGGTGCAGGCCGTCGACCTCGTCGCGCTCTTCATGGGCATCGAGCTCATGAGCCTCCCCGCGTACGCGCTCGCGGGCTTCGACCGCCGGCGCCTCGCGTCGAACGAGTCGGGCCTCAAGTACTTCCTCGTCGGGTCGTTCGCCTCCGCCGTGCTGCTCTACGGCATGGCGCTGCTGTACGGCGCCACCGGCGCGACGTCGTTCGAGGGCGTGCGCGCGGGCTTCGCGGGGACGAACGCGCTCGCGCTCGGCGGGCTCGCGCTCGTGCTCGCGGGCTTCGCGTTCAAGATCGCGGCCGTGCCGTTCCACCAGTGGGCGCCCGACGTCTACGAGGGCGCGCCGACGCCGGTGACCGCGTTCATGGCGACGGCGGTCAAGATCGCGGGCGTCGTCGCGCTGCTCCGCTTCGCGGGTACGGTGATCCCCGGCCCGGGAGAGGTCCCCGGGCTCGGCGACGACGTGCGGCGCGTCTTCGCGGTGCTCGCCGTCGCGACGCTCGTCGTCGGCAACGCGATGGCGCTCCTGCAGACGAACCTGAAGCGCATGCTCGCGTACTCGAGCGTCGGACACGTGGGCTTCGCGCTCGTCGGGCTCGCGGTCGGCGGCGCGACCGCCGACGCGGCCGTGCTCTTCTACCTCGTCGCCTACGCGCTCGCGAGCGCGGGCGCGCTCGGCGTCGTCGCCTCGCTCGCGCACGGCGGGCGCGAGCGCGACCGCATCGACGACCTCGCCGGCCTCGCGCACGCGCGCCCCGGCCTCGCCGCCGTGCTCGCGCTGTTCCTGCTCTCGCTCGCGGGCATCCCGGGCACCGCCGGCTTCTGGGCCAAGCTCTACGTGCTGGCTGCGGCCGTCGGCGACGGGCACCTCGTGCTCGCGCTGGCGGGCGTCCTCACGACGGCGGCGTCGCTGTGGTTCTACCTGCGGCCGATGGTCGCGATGTACATGCGCGATCCGGTCGACGGCGACCCGGGCGAGATCGACTTCATGCCGACGCTCGCGCTCGCCGTGTGCGCGATCGCGACGCTCTGGCTCGGCCTCTTCCCCACCGCCGACCCGCTCTTCGGCGTCCTCGACCCGAGCGCGATCGCGCGCGCGGCGGCGGAGGCGATCGGACGCTAGGCCGCCCGGCCCGGCCGCACGCGCCTAGCGAGCGACGCGGCGGTCGCCGTCGCGCCGCGTCACGCCGAGCGCGTCGAGCAGCTCCATCAGCGGCACCGTCGTGCGCCGCGTCGTTCCCGTGAGCCGCTTGTACGCCGCGGTGTCGACCTCGCCGTGCGCGCCGAGGTGGGCGCGCACGCGCGCGACGAGCGCGTCGACGGCCGCGCGCGCGAACCACAGGTCGCCCGGGGCGCGCACGAGCGCGCCCTCGCGCTCGAGGTGCGCGGCGAGGTCGCGGAAGCGCTCGATCGGCACGCCGAGCGTCGCGGCCCATTCGCGCGGGGCGCTCGCCTCGAGGCCGGCGCCCGCGGCATCCGCGCGCATGCGCTCGACGAGCGCGCGCGTCGCCGCGTCGAGCGTCGGCGCGTGCGACGGCGTGCGCGCGAGGTCGGCCTCGACGACGAGCTCGCCGCGCTCGACGAGCGCGCGGAGCGCGGCGTCGACGGCGGCCTCGGACGCGCCGCCGGGCGCGCGCGAGCGGAGCGTGCCGAGCGCGAGGCCGGGGCGGAGCGGCTCGCGCCGGTGGTGGGCGTCGACTTCGCGCGCGAGCGCGCGCGCGAGCGCCTCGAGCGCGGCGGCGTCGACGACCACGCCCTCGACCGCGGGCGCGATCGCGCCCTCGGCGACGAGCGCGCGGACGGAGGCCTCGACCTCCTCGGCCGCGAGCCCGGACTCGCGCGCGAACTCGGCGAGCGCGAGGCCGCGCGCGCCGGCGCGGCTCGCGCGCGTGCGGAGCGCGCGCGCGGCGTCGCCCGCGTCGAGCTCCGCGAGCTCGCGCGCGAGCGCGGGATCGCTGCGGCGGAGCAGGTGCGGTGCGACGTCGACGACGCGCCCGCCGCCGAGCGTCGCGCCGTGCTCGCGCGTGCGCGCGAAGCCGCGCACGACGAAGCGGTCGCCCGGGAGCGCGACGACGGGATCGCCCTCGACGTGGATGCGCGCGAAGCCCGCGTAGCCGGGCGCGAGCGCGGGCGCGCCGATCGGCGCGATGCGCGCGCGCCGCTCGGCCGTGCCGAGCAGCAGCTCGACCGACGCCGCGTCGCCGCGCGCGGGCGCGGGGCCGAGCCAGTCGATGCGCACGTCGAGCGCGCGCGTCGGCGCCAGCGCGCCCGGCAGCGAGACGACGTCGCCGCGCGCGAGCGCGCTCGCGTCGACGCCCTGCAGGTTCACCGCCGTGCGCGCGCCCGGCTCCGCGCGGGCGAGGTCGCGGCCGTGCGTCTGCAGCCCCCGCACGCGCGCGCGCAGGCCGCGCGGGTGGATCTCGACCTGCGTTCCCGCCTCGAGCGCGCTCCCGACGAGCGTGCCCGTCGCGACCGCGCCGAAGCCCTTCGCCGCGAACGCGCGGTCGATGGCGAGGCGCGGCGGCCCGGTGCGCGGCGTGCGCGCGCGCGCCTCGCGCGCGCAGCCGGCGAGCGCGGCGCGCAGCGCGTCGAGCCCCTCGCCGGTCGTCGCCGAGCACGCGACCACGGGCGCGCCGGCGAGCGCCGTCGGCGCGAGCAGCTCGCGCACGTCGTCGCGCGCGAGCGCGCGCATCTCGGCGTCGGCGAGATCGCACTTCGAGAGCGCGACGACGCCGTGCTCGACGCCGAGCAGCCGGCAGATCGCCGCGTGCTCGCGCGTCTGCGGCATCACGCCCTCGTCCGCCGCGACGACGAGCAGCACGAAGTCGATGCCCGCCGCTCCCGCGACCATCGTGCGCACGAACCGCTCGTGGCCCGGGACGTCGACGACCGAGAGGCGCCCGACGTCCTCGCCGAGGTCGAGCGGCGCGAAGCCGAGCTCGATCGTGATGCCGCGGCGCTTCTCCTCGGGGAGGCGGTCGCAGTCGACGCCCGTGAGCGCGCGCACGAGCGCCGTCTTGCCGTGGTCGATGTGGCCGGCGGTGCCGAGGACGAGTGCGCCGCGCGGGCTCGTTCGGTGTGCGCCGCCGCTAGCGGGGCGAGAGGACATCGCGTCCGACGTACGGGCGCAGCGCTGCCGGGATGCGGATCGAGCCGTCCGCCTGCTGGTGGTTCTCGAGCAGCGGGATGAGCGTGCGCGCGATCGCGACGGCGGTGCCGTTCAGCGTGTGCACGAGCTCGGTCTTCTTGCCGCCCTTGCGCTTGAAGCGCGCCTTCAGGCGGCGCGCCTGGTAGTCGGTGCAGTTCGAGGTGCTCGTCACCTCGCCGTAGCCGCCGCCCTCGCCGCGTCCGGGCATCCACGCCTCGATGTCGAACTTGCGGTAGGCGGGCGCGCCGAGGTCGCCACTCGCCACGTCGATCACGCGGTACGGGATCTCGAGGTCGCGGAAGATCCCCTCCTCGATCGCGCGCATCTCGTCGTGCAGCGCGTCCGAGTCCTCGGGGCGGCAGGTGACGAAGAGCTCGACCTTCGTGAACTGGTGGACGCGATAGAGGCCCTTGCTCTCGCGGCCCGCCGCGCCCGCCTCGGTGCGGAAGCAGTGCGAGATGCCCGCGTGCTTGATGGGCAGCTCCTCCTCGTCGATCACGCGGTCGGCCTGCAGGCCGCCGAGCGTGATCTCGGCGGTGCCGACGAGGCACAGGTCGTGGCCGGCGACCGAGTAGACCTGCGTCTCCTCGCCGCGCGGATTGAAGCCGATGCCCTCGAGGATGGCGGGCCGCGCGAGGTCCGGCGTCGCGACGGGCGCGAAGCCGGCCGCGATCGCGCGATCGAGCGCGAAGCGTTGGAGCGCGAGGTCGAGCAGCACGGCCGCGTTCTTCAGGTAGTAGAACTTCGCGCCCGTCACCTTCGCGGCGCCGTCGAAGTCGAAGAGGTCGTGGCGCGCGCCGAGCTCGAGGTGGTCGAGCGGCGGGAAGTCGAACTTCGTGGGCTCGCCCCAGGTCGCGAGCACGACGAAGTCGTCCTCGCCGCCCTCCGGCACGTCGGGGTGCAGGAGGTTCGGCAGCGTGCGCGCGGCCTCGTCGAGCAGCCCCTGCGCCTCGCGCAGCTGCGCTTCGAGCTCCGCGATGCGCTCCTTGATGCGCCGGCCGAGCGCGTTGTGCGCCTCGCGCTCGTCGGGCGCGAGCTTGCGCTGCCCCGCCTTCTGGTGCTCGTTGCGCTCGCGGTTCGCGTCGTTCACCTCGGTGGTGAGCGCGGCCACGCGGCGCTGCGCGTCGATCGCGATGTCGACGTCCGCGGTGACGCCGCGCTTGCGGATGCACTCCGCGATCTCGTTGCGGCGCGCCTCGAGGCTTCGGGGGTCGAGCATGGCGCGGGGAGGGAAGCACAGCGCCCGAGGCCACTCAAGGATGGGACGGCGCGGTGCAGCCGCCTGCGCCTACCACTCGCAGTCGGACGCGATGCCGGAGAGCCAGGTCTCGACGAGCTTCCCGTTCTGGACGCGGAACGCCTGGACCCAGTGCTGCACCGCGCCGTTCAGCTTCCAGCGTCCGATCGCGGTGACCATGTCGTCCTCGACGACGAGGCGATAGGTGAGCTCCTGGACGTCGAGGTTCGGACCGAACTGGAGGAGCTGGTCGCGGTACTCCTCCGCCGTGATCGCGCGCGTGCCGTTCGGCTCGTGGCGCGTGTAGACGGGGCCGGCGATCTCGGGCACGAGCTCGAAGGCCTTCTTCGACCACATGTCGTCGTACCAGCGCTCCATCGCGCGGCGCGTCTCGGCAGCGGACATCGGCGTTCCTCCTCGGTGTCGCGCCCGTCGCGGCGCGCGCGCATGATAGGCTCGTCGGCCATGGCGAATCGACCTCCTTCGACCGC
This genomic interval from Myxococcota bacterium contains the following:
- a CDS encoding NADH-quinone oxidoreductase subunit N produces the protein MGDAGALASFGFDPSLLAPVGFAAAGALFVLLGEVWLARGGRRPTAGPTLAFVAVVALALAALTAASSFASGVDALVAPARPMLRVDALASFACAAIAVASIVAIWLTRNYLAALDIDEGELYALLLLSVAGAFVTVQAVDLVALFMGIELMSLPAYALAGFDRRRLASNESGLKYFLVGSFASAVLLYGMALLYGATGATSFEGVRAGFAGTNALALGGLALVLAGFAFKIAAVPFHQWAPDVYEGAPTPVTAFMATAVKIAGVVALLRFAGTVIPGPGEVPGLGDDVRRVFAVLAVATLVVGNAMALLQTNLKRMLAYSSVGHVGFALVGLAVGGATADAAVLFYLVAYALASAGALGVVASLAHGGRERDRIDDLAGLAHARPGLAAVLALFLLSLAGIPGTAGFWAKLYVLAAAVGDGHLVLALAGVLTTAASLWFYLRPMVAMYMRDPVDGDPGEIDFMPTLALAVCAIATLWLGLFPTADPLFGVLDPSAIARAAAEAIGR
- the selB gene encoding selenocysteine-specific translation elongation factor, with the translated sequence MSSRPASGGAHRTSPRGALVLGTAGHIDHGKTALVRALTGVDCDRLPEEKRRGITIELGFAPLDLGEDVGRLSVVDVPGHERFVRTMVAGAAGIDFVLLVVAADEGVMPQTREHAAICRLLGVEHGVVALSKCDLADAEMRALARDDVRELLAPTALAGAPVVACSATTGEGLDALRAALAGCAREARARTPRTGPPRLAIDRAFAAKGFGAVATGTLVGSALEAGTQVEIHPRGLRARVRGLQTHGRDLARAEPGARTAVNLQGVDASALARGDVVSLPGALAPTRALDVRIDWLGPAPARGDAASVELLLGTAERRARIAPIGAPALAPGYAGFARIHVEGDPVVALPGDRFVVRGFARTREHGATLGGGRVVDVAPHLLRRSDPALARELAELDAGDAARALRTRASRAGARGLALAEFARESGLAAEEVEASVRALVAEGAIAPAVEGVVVDAAALEALARALAREVDAHHRREPLRPGLALGTLRSRAPGGASEAAVDAALRALVERGELVVEADLARTPSHAPTLDAATRALVERMRADAAGAGLEASAPREWAATLGVPIERFRDLAAHLEREGALVRAPGDLWFARAAVDALVARVRAHLGAHGEVDTAAYKRLTGTTRRTTVPLMELLDALGVTRRDGDRRVAR
- the serS gene encoding serine--tRNA ligase gives rise to the protein MLDPRSLEARRNEIAECIRKRGVTADVDIAIDAQRRVAALTTEVNDANRERNEHQKAGQRKLAPDEREAHNALGRRIKERIAELEAQLREAQGLLDEAARTLPNLLHPDVPEGGEDDFVVLATWGEPTKFDFPPLDHLELGARHDLFDFDGAAKVTGAKFYYLKNAAVLLDLALQRFALDRAIAAGFAPVATPDLARPAILEGIGFNPRGEETQVYSVAGHDLCLVGTAEITLGGLQADRVIDEEELPIKHAGISHCFRTEAGAAGRESKGLYRVHQFTKVELFVTCRPEDSDALHDEMRAIEEGIFRDLEIPYRVIDVASGDLGAPAYRKFDIEAWMPGRGEGGGYGEVTSTSNCTDYQARRLKARFKRKGGKKTELVHTLNGTAVAIARTLIPLLENHQQADGSIRIPAALRPYVGRDVLSPR